In Micromonospora sp. WMMD980, the following are encoded in one genomic region:
- a CDS encoding low molecular weight phosphatase family protein, whose protein sequence is MLDEVLFVCQANMCRSPMAEFIARRLLADLPVTATSAGTDAVDGAAMHPYAIEVAGVAGADVTAFRTRRLRAEHLTAADLVLTATRRQRSACAALAPAALGRTFTLHQFARFAAAAPAGATGDSPVRAAVAAAVRARGRLQPAAPGADDLWDPIGGSPADFRRCAEEIERSIRPLCALIATAG, encoded by the coding sequence ATGCTCGACGAGGTGCTCTTCGTCTGCCAGGCCAACATGTGCCGGTCGCCGATGGCCGAGTTCATCGCCCGCCGGCTGCTCGCCGACCTGCCGGTGACCGCGACCAGCGCCGGCACCGACGCGGTCGACGGCGCGGCCATGCACCCGTACGCCATCGAGGTGGCGGGCGTGGCGGGCGCGGACGTCACCGCCTTCCGCACCCGCCGGCTGCGCGCGGAGCACCTGACCGCGGCCGACCTGGTGCTGACCGCCACCCGGCGGCAGCGCTCCGCCTGCGCCGCGCTGGCGCCCGCGGCGCTGGGGCGCACGTTCACGCTGCACCAGTTCGCCCGGTTCGCCGCGGCGGCGCCGGCCGGCGCGACCGGGGACAGCCCGGTGCGGGCGGCGGTGGCCGCGGCCGTCCGCGCCCGGGGGCGGCTGCAACCCGCCGCCCCCGGCGCCGACGACCTGTGGGATCCGATCGGTGGCTCCCCGGCCGACTTCCGTCGCTGCGCGGAGGAGATCGAACGGTCGATCCGGCCGTTGTGCGCACTCATCGCGACAGCCGGGTGA
- a CDS encoding glycosyltransferase family 4 protein, with translation MRIGILSYHFPPEPAFVPGSLAEELAARGHEVRVLTGFPDYPGGQVHPGWRQRWRHQTHSERLTVRRVPRYAGGDTSARARAAAWLSFAGSAALVGRRYFRDVDALYVFQLPAVTAAATGLLRLLGRVPTVLHVQDLWSDESTRPGEPRRSDAGLRRLYREAGAVVVGAPSMRDLVLAGGAAPDRVRTVLAWTDEHLFRPAEAGPAARRLVRRGDRCVVMHAGTIGVRQGLETAVRAAAALGDRMDLVLVGSGSEEVRVRGLAAELGADNVRFVERRSPADMPQLYAAADYQLVVQRDLPELRAVVPDKVPAALSCAAPLVASAGGDTAELVERARAGLSCPPEDWAALADRFWLAAAIPPEARVEMGRRGRDAYLGQMSLRAGVDRIEDTLRQVTPAG, from the coding sequence GTGAGAATCGGCATCCTGTCGTACCACTTCCCGCCGGAGCCGGCGTTCGTCCCGGGCAGCCTGGCCGAGGAACTGGCCGCGCGCGGACACGAGGTGCGCGTGCTCACCGGCTTTCCGGACTACCCCGGCGGGCAGGTCCATCCCGGCTGGCGGCAGCGGTGGCGGCACCAGACGCACAGCGAGCGGTTGACCGTGCGCCGGGTGCCCCGGTACGCCGGCGGTGACACCTCGGCCCGGGCCCGGGCCGCCGCCTGGCTCTCCTTCGCCGGCAGCGCCGCGCTTGTCGGCCGCCGCTACTTCCGCGACGTCGACGCGCTCTACGTCTTTCAACTCCCCGCCGTGACGGCCGCCGCCACCGGCCTGCTGCGCCTGCTCGGTCGGGTGCCGACGGTGCTGCACGTGCAGGACCTCTGGTCGGACGAGTCGACCCGGCCGGGGGAACCGCGCCGGTCGGACGCCGGCCTGCGGCGGTTGTACCGGGAGGCGGGCGCGGTGGTGGTCGGCGCGCCGTCCATGCGCGATCTGGTGCTGGCCGGCGGGGCGGCGCCGGACCGGGTCCGCACGGTGCTCGCCTGGACCGACGAGCACCTGTTCCGGCCGGCCGAAGCCGGTCCGGCGGCCCGCCGGCTGGTCCGTCGGGGCGACCGCTGCGTGGTGATGCACGCCGGCACGATCGGCGTCCGACAGGGTCTGGAGACCGCGGTCCGGGCGGCGGCCGCGCTGGGCGACCGGATGGACCTGGTCCTGGTCGGCTCGGGCAGCGAGGAGGTGCGGGTCCGTGGGTTGGCCGCCGAGTTGGGCGCGGACAACGTCCGCTTCGTCGAGCGGCGCTCGCCGGCGGACATGCCGCAGTTGTACGCGGCCGCCGACTACCAACTCGTCGTGCAGCGCGACCTGCCGGAGCTGCGGGCTGTCGTGCCCGACAAGGTGCCGGCCGCGCTCTCCTGCGCCGCGCCGTTGGTCGCCTCGGCCGGCGGTGACACCGCGGAGCTGGTGGAGCGGGCCCGGGCCGGACTGTCCTGCCCGCCGGAGGACTGGGCCGCGCTGGCCGACCGGTTCTGGCTGGCGGCGGCGATCCCCCCGGAGGCCCGGGTCGAGATGGGACGCCGGGGTCGGGACGCCTACCTGGGGCAGATGTCGCTGCGGGCCGGCGTCGACCGGATCGAGGACACGCTCCGCCAGGTGACACCGGCCGGATGA
- a CDS encoding DUF4012 domain-containing protein, which translates to MTERDASHRRRRRSRRLGRRRVRRILLVGLVVVSVLLTAGGWVTFRGWQARSHLVNAAGLAKELSVRVLDGDVARAQRTLSALQEQAAAARGATGDPVWWLGQRTPYAGDDLTVVRQISVAVDDLARLAFPTLLRVDLASLVPKQGRLDVNRLREVSAEVSRADQAVRRSSERLRAVPVGGLVAQVRNAVTALRTELDQLGDLTSAADRGARLLPPLLGADGPRSFLLVSQNPAELRATGGMFGAYAVLRADDGRIRLAGQGAASQLSLVDPPLKVAPEVRRLWSDLPGMYPADVNLSPDFPTAAALYREMVRRRTGTTVDGVLAVDPVVLSYLLGVIGPVSVPDGPALVGGTVVRTLLSDSYRDRDPEAQDTFFARAVTGVFDAMFTKTVDARALLTVIRRSIQERRLLFWSVRSEEQRAVVGTRLAGQLPEQDTVPTVGVFLNDGSGAKLGYYLRFSANLTVGACQPDGRRELRLRVTVHSTAPRSGLTESVTGLALSGDKYTARTFVSVHTPSGGAVLSGRLDGRATAMGGGTDGRRQVAVANVEVGPGQTRTLDVTLLTGQNGAGTADLVLTPTVTPWTTQIVTAPRCEQ; encoded by the coding sequence GTGACGGAACGCGATGCTTCGCATCGCCGGCGCCGGCGCTCACGGCGACTCGGCCGGCGGCGGGTGCGGCGGATCCTGCTGGTCGGGCTGGTGGTCGTCTCGGTGCTGCTGACCGCCGGTGGCTGGGTCACGTTCCGGGGCTGGCAGGCCCGGTCGCACCTGGTGAACGCCGCCGGGCTCGCCAAGGAACTCAGTGTGCGGGTGCTGGACGGGGACGTGGCGCGAGCCCAGCGGACCCTCTCCGCGTTGCAGGAACAGGCCGCCGCGGCCCGCGGCGCGACCGGGGACCCGGTCTGGTGGCTCGGCCAGCGAACCCCGTACGCGGGCGACGACCTGACCGTGGTCCGCCAGATCTCGGTGGCGGTGGACGACCTCGCCCGGCTCGCGTTCCCCACTCTGCTCCGGGTCGACCTGGCCTCGCTGGTGCCGAAGCAGGGGCGGCTCGACGTGAACCGCCTGCGCGAGGTCTCGGCGGAGGTGTCCCGCGCCGACCAGGCGGTCCGGCGCAGCTCGGAGCGTCTGCGGGCGGTCCCCGTCGGCGGCCTGGTCGCGCAGGTGCGGAACGCGGTCACGGCGCTGCGGACGGAACTCGACCAGTTGGGCGATCTCACCTCGGCGGCGGACCGCGGCGCGCGCCTGCTGCCGCCGCTGCTCGGCGCCGACGGTCCGCGCAGCTTCCTGCTCGTCTCGCAGAACCCGGCCGAGTTGCGCGCCACCGGCGGCATGTTCGGCGCGTACGCGGTGCTGCGCGCGGACGACGGCCGGATCCGGCTGGCCGGCCAGGGCGCCGCCAGTCAGTTGTCGCTCGTCGATCCGCCGCTCAAGGTCGCCCCCGAGGTGCGCCGGCTCTGGTCCGACCTGCCGGGGATGTACCCCGCGGACGTCAACCTCAGCCCGGACTTCCCGACGGCCGCCGCGCTCTACCGGGAGATGGTGCGCCGGCGCACCGGGACCACGGTGGACGGCGTCCTGGCGGTGGACCCGGTGGTGCTGTCGTACCTGCTCGGCGTGATCGGGCCGGTCAGCGTGCCGGACGGTCCCGCGCTGGTCGGCGGCACCGTGGTGCGGACCCTGCTCAGCGACTCGTACCGGGACCGGGATCCGGAGGCGCAGGACACGTTCTTCGCCCGGGCCGTCACCGGGGTGTTCGACGCGATGTTCACCAAAACGGTGGATGCAAGGGCGCTTTTGACCGTTATAAGGCGCTCGATCCAGGAACGTCGACTATTGTTCTGGAGTGTCCGATCTGAGGAGCAGCGCGCGGTGGTCGGCACCCGGCTGGCCGGGCAGCTCCCGGAGCAGGACACCGTGCCGACGGTCGGCGTGTTCCTCAACGACGGCAGCGGCGCGAAGCTCGGCTACTACCTCAGGTTCTCGGCCAACCTGACGGTCGGCGCGTGCCAGCCGGACGGACGCCGGGAACTGCGACTGCGGGTCACGGTGCACTCCACCGCCCCGCGGTCGGGCCTCACCGAGTCGGTCACGGGCCTCGCCCTGTCCGGCGACAAGTACACCGCGCGGACCTTCGTCTCGGTGCACACGCCGAGCGGGGGCGCCGTCCTCAGCGGCCGGCTGGACGGGCGGGCCACCGCGATGGGCGGCGGGACCGACGGCCGCCGCCAGGTGGCGGTGGCGAACGTGGAGGTCGGGCCGGGACAGACCCGGACGCTCGACGTCACGCTGCTCACCGGCCAGAACGGCGCGGGCACGGCCGACCTGGTGCTCACGCCCACCGTCACCCCGTGGACCACCCAGATAGTCACCGCACCCAGATGTGAACAGTAG
- a CDS encoding protein phosphatase — MDPTTPWTDPAGLLTLPGGATVRGRRVAAPASPADFALVLAPGPAPGWPARRIRWPDFWVPLDRADALDALREAWRRAYAGQRVEAACHGGVGRTGTALAALAVLDGLAPDPAVAWVRAHYHRRAVETPWQRWWLRGVR; from the coding sequence ATGGACCCGACCACGCCGTGGACCGATCCGGCCGGTCTGCTCACGCTGCCCGGCGGCGCCACCGTCCGCGGCCGTCGGGTGGCCGCGCCTGCCTCGCCCGCCGACTTCGCCCTGGTGCTGGCGCCCGGGCCCGCGCCCGGGTGGCCGGCCCGGCGGATCCGGTGGCCCGACTTCTGGGTCCCGCTGGACCGTGCCGACGCGCTCGACGCGCTGCGCGAGGCGTGGCGGCGCGCCTACGCGGGCCAGCGGGTCGAGGCGGCCTGCCACGGCGGTGTCGGCCGGACCGGCACCGCGCTCGCCGCCCTGGCCGTGCTCGACGGGCTGGCCCCCGACCCGGCGGTGGCCTGGGTCCGGGCGCACTACCACCGGCGCGCGGTGGAGACGCCGTGGCAGCGGTGGTGGTTGCGCGGCGTGCGCTGA
- a CDS encoding serine hydrolase has product MRARVLAAVTAVALLVAGAPTPVAGAPSAAAAPGAAVPCPRLPAPKVTRPPRPVPPPSAPEQLVVGGEALAAPGLVAPPGAPAPPAVTATTWLVADLDSGAVLGACGPHGYGTPASTQKLLLAATMLNRLDPKRVALATRDDLDIEPGSSAVGLLVGGRYQVETLWLGLLLQSGNDAANMLARLGAGSARAGVAEMNAEARRLGALQTHAVTPSGLDGPGQFTSAYDLALIARACFVDPRFARYARTERAQIPAQPALKKGGFQIQNENQLIYRYPGALGGKTGFTELARHSYVGAAQRGGRRLVVTLLGAEARPVRGWQQGAQLLDWGFALPRDASVGKLVEPGELDAATDEPARESPEAAAPGRPEPTPWRGPAGTALRRMADGDWQVIVPAAVLLALTVGGVAAVLAARSRTRRRGRRRA; this is encoded by the coding sequence ATGAGAGCCCGGGTCCTGGCCGCCGTCACCGCTGTCGCGCTGCTCGTCGCCGGGGCGCCCACCCCGGTCGCCGGCGCGCCGTCGGCCGCCGCGGCCCCGGGCGCCGCCGTGCCCTGCCCGCGCCTGCCGGCCCCGAAGGTCACTCGACCGCCGCGCCCCGTTCCGCCGCCGTCGGCACCCGAGCAGCTGGTGGTGGGCGGCGAGGCACTTGCCGCGCCGGGTCTCGTCGCCCCGCCCGGCGCTCCCGCGCCGCCCGCGGTCACCGCCACCACCTGGCTGGTCGCCGACCTGGACAGCGGCGCGGTGCTGGGCGCCTGCGGGCCGCACGGGTACGGCACGCCCGCGAGCACCCAGAAGCTGCTGCTGGCCGCCACCATGCTGAACCGCCTCGACCCGAAGCGGGTGGCCCTCGCCACCCGCGACGACCTGGACATCGAGCCGGGCAGCTCGGCCGTCGGCCTGCTGGTGGGCGGTCGCTACCAGGTCGAGACGCTCTGGCTCGGGCTGCTGCTGCAGTCGGGCAACGACGCGGCGAACATGCTGGCGCGGCTGGGCGCCGGCAGCGCCCGGGCCGGGGTCGCCGAGATGAACGCCGAGGCGCGCCGGCTGGGCGCGTTGCAGACCCACGCGGTCACCCCGTCCGGCCTGGACGGGCCGGGCCAGTTCACCAGCGCGTACGATCTGGCGCTGATCGCCCGGGCGTGCTTCGTCGACCCCCGCTTCGCCCGCTACGCGCGCACCGAACGGGCCCAGATCCCGGCGCAGCCCGCCCTGAAGAAGGGCGGGTTCCAGATCCAGAACGAGAACCAGTTGATCTACCGCTACCCCGGGGCGCTGGGCGGCAAGACCGGCTTCACCGAGCTGGCCCGGCACAGCTACGTCGGCGCCGCCCAGCGCGGCGGTCGCCGGCTGGTGGTCACGCTGCTCGGCGCCGAGGCCCGGCCGGTACGCGGCTGGCAGCAGGGCGCGCAGCTGCTCGACTGGGGCTTCGCGCTGCCCCGGGACGCCTCGGTCGGCAAGCTCGTCGAACCGGGCGAGCTGGACGCCGCGACCGACGAGCCGGCGCGCGAGTCGCCCGAGGCCGCCGCGCCCGGCCGCCCCGAGCCGACGCCGTGGCGGGGCCCGGCGGGCACCGCGCTGCGCCGGATGGCCGACGGGGACTGGCAGGTGATCGTGCCCGCCGCCGTACTCCTCGCGCTCACCGTCGGCGGGGTCGCGGCGGTGCTCGCCGCGCGGAGCCGGACCCGCCGCCGCGGTCGCCGCCGCGCCTGA
- a CDS encoding polysaccharide deacetylase family protein, translating to MHGLGAPDRVALTFDDGPDPESTPQVLDVLAAHRVRATFFVLGAMLRRYPDLGRRLVGAGHEVALHGWTHDNLLLRGPAGTVRDLTRGYHLVVDVTGRPPRFLRPPYGVLTGATLLAARRLRLRPVLWSCWGRDWTASATGDGVRRRVLAGLRGGGTVLLHDSSAAAEAGAWRSTLAALPELIAECRRRGWQVGPLAAHGLAARRGGG from the coding sequence CTGCACGGCCTCGGGGCGCCCGACCGGGTCGCACTGACCTTCGACGACGGCCCCGACCCGGAGTCCACGCCCCAGGTCCTGGACGTGCTCGCCGCGCACCGGGTACGGGCCACGTTCTTCGTCCTCGGCGCGATGCTGCGCCGGTATCCGGACCTGGGCCGCCGGCTGGTCGGCGCCGGCCACGAGGTGGCCCTGCACGGCTGGACGCACGACAACCTGCTGCTGCGCGGGCCGGCCGGCACGGTCCGCGACCTGACCCGGGGGTACCACCTGGTCGTGGACGTGACCGGCCGGCCGCCGCGGTTCCTGCGCCCGCCGTACGGGGTGCTGACCGGCGCGACGCTGCTGGCCGCCCGGCGGCTGCGGCTGCGCCCGGTGCTGTGGAGCTGCTGGGGGCGGGACTGGACCGCGTCGGCCACCGGGGACGGCGTCCGGCGGCGGGTGCTGGCCGGGCTGCGCGGCGGCGGCACGGTGCTGCTGCACGACTCCTCGGCCGCCGCCGAGGCGGGTGCCTGGCGGTCCACGCTCGCCGCGCTGCCCGAGCTGATCGCGGAGTGCCGCCGGCGCGGGTGGCAGGTCGGCCCGCTGGCCGCCCACGGTCTGGCCGCGCGCCGAGGTGGCGGGTAG
- a CDS encoding serine hydrolase, translating into MRTWGSSVALAAALLLPLSTPTTPAAAGVRPGVSPARRLPAGAPPCPNVPAPATRPPQAPPAPDPAARSVGGAALDNAGLVVPPVATAPPPVTATSWLVADLDTGAVLGGCGPHEYGVPASVQKLLLTATMLPRLDPDREVTVTAGDVAIEPGSSAVGLAEGGRYRIGTIWLGLLLKSGNEAANVLARLGGGPDGLAGGVRAMNTEAQHLGARQTHAVTPSGLDGPGQFTSAYDLALIARACFREPAFRRYTATRTAQVPAQPALPERAFQIQNDNMLLDHYPGAIGGKTGFTDLARHTYVGAAERGGRRLVVTLLGAEIPTQRGWQQGAALLDWGFGLPRDATVGRLVEPGELERSAAPPTGVASALAGHADLGGGAAHAGTRPGAGPSVAVGAVLVVGGAVLLARRRRHAAAAAMATGSVLREAELPEGD; encoded by the coding sequence ATGAGGACCTGGGGTTCTTCCGTGGCGCTGGCCGCCGCCCTGCTCCTACCGCTGTCGACGCCGACGACGCCGGCCGCGGCGGGGGTGCGGCCGGGCGTCTCGCCGGCCCGCCGGCTGCCGGCCGGCGCGCCGCCCTGCCCCAACGTGCCGGCCCCGGCGACCCGCCCTCCGCAGGCGCCGCCGGCGCCCGATCCGGCCGCCCGCTCGGTCGGCGGGGCCGCGCTGGACAACGCCGGACTCGTGGTCCCGCCCGTGGCGACCGCGCCGCCGCCGGTGACCGCGACCTCGTGGCTGGTCGCGGACCTGGACACCGGCGCGGTGCTCGGCGGCTGCGGTCCCCACGAGTACGGCGTCCCGGCCAGCGTGCAGAAGCTGCTGCTGACCGCGACCATGCTGCCCCGGCTGGATCCGGACCGGGAGGTCACCGTGACGGCCGGGGACGTGGCGATCGAGCCGGGCAGCTCGGCGGTCGGGTTGGCCGAGGGCGGGCGCTACCGGATCGGGACGATCTGGCTGGGCCTGCTGCTCAAGTCCGGCAACGAGGCGGCGAACGTCCTGGCCCGGCTCGGCGGCGGCCCGGACGGGCTGGCCGGTGGCGTGCGGGCGATGAACACGGAGGCGCAGCATCTCGGCGCGCGGCAGACGCACGCGGTCACGCCGTCCGGGCTGGACGGTCCGGGACAGTTCACCAGCGCGTACGACCTCGCGTTGATCGCCCGCGCGTGCTTCCGCGAACCGGCCTTCCGCCGCTACACCGCCACCCGGACCGCCCAGGTGCCCGCGCAGCCGGCGCTGCCCGAGAGGGCATTCCAGATCCAGAACGACAACATGTTGCTGGACCACTATCCGGGCGCCATCGGCGGCAAGACCGGCTTCACCGACCTGGCCCGGCACACCTACGTCGGCGCGGCCGAGCGCGGGGGGCGTCGGCTGGTGGTGACCCTGCTCGGCGCCGAGATCCCCACCCAGCGCGGCTGGCAGCAGGGCGCGGCGCTACTGGACTGGGGGTTCGGGCTGCCCCGCGACGCGACGGTCGGCCGGCTGGTGGAGCCGGGCGAGCTGGAGCGGTCGGCGGCGCCGCCGACCGGGGTGGCGTCGGCGCTGGCCGGGCACGCCGACCTGGGCGGTGGTGCGGCGCACGCCGGCACCCGGCCGGGCGCCGGGCCGTCGGTGGCGGTGGGCGCGGTGCTGGTGGTCGGGGGAGCGGTGCTGCTGGCGCGGCGGCGCCGGCACGCCGCGGCGGCGGCCATGGCGACCGGCTCGGTGCTGCGGGAGGCGGAACTTCCGGAAGGCGACTGA
- a CDS encoding substrate-binding domain-containing protein: MSGDDERRVTITAIAREAGVSVPTVSRVLNGRSDVAPDTRERVEKLLRHHGYRRRGSRTVRRADLVDLVFNDLDSPWAVEIIRGVEDVGHAAGVGVVISAVHRETSSTRQWLHNLRARASDGVIVVTSHLSPSVQAQLRRLNVPVVVVDPDAGVAGTDVPAIGATNWTGGLSATEHLLKLGHRRIGFVAGPPLLLCSRARLDGYRAALAAAGVPADDRLVHPGDFYHASGYTAGGALLDLDDPPTAIFAASDQMAFGVYEAVRRRGLRVADDVSVVGFDDLPEARWASPPLTTVRQPLVEMGRLAARTVLRLAQGEEIESPRIELATELVLRDSTAAPAAR; this comes from the coding sequence GTGAGCGGGGACGACGAGCGCAGGGTGACCATCACCGCGATCGCACGGGAGGCCGGCGTTTCCGTGCCCACCGTGTCGCGGGTGCTCAACGGGCGCTCCGACGTCGCCCCGGACACCCGGGAGCGGGTCGAGAAGCTGCTGCGTCACCACGGCTACCGGCGTCGTGGCAGCCGCACGGTGCGCCGGGCGGACCTGGTCGACCTGGTCTTCAACGACCTGGACAGCCCCTGGGCGGTGGAGATCATCCGCGGGGTGGAGGACGTCGGCCACGCGGCCGGCGTGGGTGTGGTGATCTCGGCCGTGCACCGGGAGACCAGCTCCACCCGGCAGTGGCTGCACAACCTGCGGGCCCGCGCCTCGGACGGCGTGATCGTGGTGACCTCGCACCTGAGCCCCTCGGTGCAGGCGCAGCTACGCCGGCTCAACGTGCCGGTCGTCGTGGTCGACCCGGACGCCGGGGTGGCCGGGACGGACGTGCCGGCGATCGGCGCCACCAACTGGACCGGCGGCCTCTCCGCCACCGAGCACCTGCTGAAGCTGGGCCACCGGCGGATCGGCTTCGTCGCCGGCCCGCCGCTGCTGCTGTGCAGCCGCGCCCGGCTGGACGGCTACCGGGCGGCGCTGGCGGCGGCCGGCGTGCCGGCCGACGACCGCCTGGTCCACCCCGGCGACTTCTACCACGCCTCCGGCTACACCGCCGGTGGCGCGCTGCTCGACCTCGACGACCCGCCCACGGCGATCTTCGCGGCCAGCGACCAGATGGCCTTCGGGGTCTACGAGGCGGTGCGCCGGCGCGGGTTGCGGGTCGCCGACGACGTCTCCGTGGTCGGCTTCGACGACCTGCCGGAGGCGCGGTGGGCCTCGCCGCCGCTGACCACCGTGCGGCAGCCGCTGGTGGAGATGGGCCGGCTCGCCGCCCGCACCGTGCTACGCCTCGCCCAGGGCGAGGAGATCGAGTCCCCGCGCATCGAGCTGGCCACCGAACTGGTGCTGCGGGACAGCACCGCCGCCCCCGCCGCAAGGTAG
- a CDS encoding acetylxylan esterase, whose product MFTDLPEAELRQHRSDLCEPADFDAFWADTLAEARSCGDPVAATPVPTPLTGVDVFDVTFPGFAGQPVRAWLRMPRGVNGPLPTIVQYVGYGGGRGHPLENLLWSAAGFAHLQMDTRGQGSGWSRGDTPDVAAAGPQAPGMATRGVEDPRRYYYRRFLTDAVRAVDALTDLPVVDPARVAVLGHSQGGAAALAAAALAPGVRAAVAHVPFLCDISRAVTLTDSTPYREIRDYLAVHRDREEQVLRTLSYVDGVAFARRATVPARFSVALMDEIVPPSTVYAAYHDYRGDKELTVWRYNGHEAGAIDDDAAAIDFLRTSLK is encoded by the coding sequence GTGTTCACCGACCTGCCCGAGGCGGAACTCCGCCAGCACCGCAGCGACCTGTGCGAACCGGCCGACTTCGACGCCTTCTGGGCCGACACGCTCGCCGAGGCGCGCTCCTGCGGCGACCCGGTCGCGGCCACCCCGGTGCCCACCCCGCTGACCGGGGTGGACGTCTTCGACGTGACGTTCCCCGGCTTCGCGGGGCAGCCGGTGCGGGCCTGGTTGCGGATGCCGCGCGGCGTAAACGGGCCACTGCCGACGATCGTGCAGTACGTCGGCTACGGCGGCGGGCGCGGCCACCCGCTGGAGAACCTGCTCTGGTCCGCCGCCGGGTTCGCCCACCTCCAGATGGACACCCGCGGTCAGGGGTCCGGGTGGAGCCGCGGCGACACGCCCGACGTGGCGGCGGCCGGCCCGCAGGCGCCCGGGATGGCCACCCGCGGGGTGGAGGACCCGCGCCGCTACTACTACCGGCGGTTCCTCACCGACGCGGTGCGGGCGGTCGACGCCCTCACCGACCTGCCCGTCGTCGACCCGGCCCGGGTCGCGGTGCTCGGGCACAGCCAGGGCGGGGCCGCGGCGCTGGCCGCCGCCGCGCTGGCGCCGGGGGTCCGGGCGGCGGTGGCGCACGTGCCCTTCCTCTGCGACATCTCGCGCGCCGTCACGCTCACCGACTCGACGCCGTACCGGGAGATCCGGGACTATTTGGCCGTGCACCGGGACCGGGAGGAGCAGGTGCTGCGCACGCTCTCCTACGTCGACGGGGTCGCCTTCGCGCGACGCGCCACCGTGCCGGCCCGCTTCTCCGTCGCGTTGATGGACGAGATCGTCCCGCCGTCCACCGTCTACGCCGCCTACCACGACTACCGGGGCGACAAGGAGTTGACGGTGTGGCGCTACAACGGCCACGAGGCGGGCGCCATCGACGACGACGCCGCCGCGATCGACTTCCTCCGCACGTCCCTGAAGTAA
- a CDS encoding M15 family metallopeptidase — MRRRTAAVLVVVVAALATCQRPEPRPAPSPAPTGPRAPADVVDLAAVDPTVRTDIRYASAHNFVGRPIDGYPEPLCLLTRRAAEALRRVQAAALARGRSLKVYDCYRPQRAVNEFVAWAKQPQESQMKAEFYPDLPKDRLFADGYLGAPTAHSRASTLDLTLVPVPTPAQPGYTPGEPLLPCTAPAGRRFADDSIDMGTGFDCFDPRAHTADARITGVARANRELLKRLMSEEGFENYPREWWHYRFVDEPYPDTWFDFPVARSSLR, encoded by the coding sequence GTGCGCAGACGTACCGCAGCGGTCCTGGTCGTGGTGGTCGCGGCCCTCGCGACCTGCCAGCGGCCCGAGCCGCGCCCGGCGCCGTCGCCCGCCCCGACGGGCCCACGCGCCCCGGCCGACGTCGTCGACCTGGCCGCCGTCGACCCGACCGTGCGCACCGACATCCGGTACGCCTCGGCCCACAACTTCGTCGGCCGGCCGATCGACGGCTATCCCGAGCCGCTCTGCCTGCTCACCCGGCGGGCCGCCGAGGCGCTGCGCCGGGTGCAGGCCGCCGCGCTGGCCCGGGGCCGCAGCCTGAAGGTGTACGACTGCTACCGCCCGCAGCGCGCCGTCAACGAGTTCGTCGCCTGGGCGAAACAGCCGCAGGAGTCGCAGATGAAGGCCGAGTTCTACCCGGACCTGCCGAAGGACCGGCTCTTCGCCGACGGCTACCTCGGGGCGCCCACCGCGCACAGCCGGGCCAGCACGCTCGACCTGACCCTGGTGCCGGTGCCCACCCCGGCGCAACCCGGCTACACGCCGGGCGAGCCCCTGCTGCCCTGCACCGCCCCCGCCGGTCGCCGGTTCGCCGACGACTCGATCGACATGGGCACCGGGTTCGACTGCTTCGACCCGCGCGCCCACACCGCCGACGCGCGGATCACCGGCGTCGCCCGGGCGAACCGGGAGCTGCTGAAGCGACTGATGAGCGAGGAGGGTTTCGAGAACTACCCGCGCGAGTGGTGGCACTACCGGTTCGTGGACGAGCCGTACCCGGACACCTGGTTCGACTTTCCGGTGGCCCGCTCGTCGCTGCGGTAA
- a CDS encoding DinB family protein → METERIGPPLLAGERETLRAFLDFHRATLALKCEGLTDEQLRRRSSPPSTLSLLGLVRHMAEVERTWFRRVIAAEDVPLVWSDSGDFQVAYDAAGADAAEAFEAWRREVEHARRIEREAESLDVTGHQARWGEDVSLRLVMVHMLHEYARHNGHADLLREAVDGTVGV, encoded by the coding sequence GTGGAGACCGAACGGATCGGCCCGCCGCTGCTGGCCGGCGAGCGGGAGACGCTGCGCGCGTTCCTCGACTTCCACCGGGCCACCCTGGCCCTCAAGTGCGAGGGGCTGACCGATGAGCAGTTGCGCCGGCGGTCCTCGCCGCCGTCGACGCTGTCCCTGCTCGGCCTGGTCCGGCACATGGCCGAGGTGGAACGCACCTGGTTCCGCCGGGTCATCGCCGCCGAGGACGTGCCGCTGGTCTGGTCGGACAGCGGCGACTTCCAGGTCGCGTACGACGCGGCCGGGGCGGACGCGGCCGAGGCGTTCGAGGCGTGGCGCCGCGAGGTCGAGCACGCCCGCCGGATCGAGCGGGAGGCCGAGTCGCTGGACGTGACCGGCCACCAGGCCCGCTGGGGCGAGGACGTCTCGCTGCGCCTGGTGATGGTGCACATGCTGCATGAGTACGCCCGACACAACGGCCACGCCGACCTCCTCCGCGAGGCCGTCGACGGCACCGTCGGCGTGTAA